From the genome of Candidatus Competibacteraceae bacterium:
TGCTAGGTGGTGTGGGGAGGGCGGGTTAATCACCCGCCCTTACCCGATTAGGCTATTGCTAAAAGGCGGCAACCTGACTTGCGCCACTAAATGTGAGGTACTAAAAACTTAGCGTTGATAGTCTCAAAAAAATCGCTAAGGTCCTTCTCCTGAGTTTGACTTGAACAAATCCAATTACTAAGACTAAAATTTGGATCGGGTGCTCTACTCCCAAAACCTATTCTCATGTAATCATGAAAGCGGCATCGAACATAATATCCTTTTTGTTCTTGTTGTGAACAAAATGGTTTCTGAAGGGTTGCATGATTACCAGTATTATGAAGATGATCACGAAGATAATTAAACAATTGACGAGTACCAACTGTTGAATTTTGAATAGGGTGTACACAAATCTCAATAGTAAATTCATCACTAAATCCGCATCCAAACCAAGGCAAAGCTTTAGCGTTTGGATGTTGATTATTCCAAAGTTTATAGTAAAAACCAACCCAATATGTACCATTGGTATGAATTCCTGCTGGTCCTGGTCCTTTGCCTTCCTTGTAAACAATTCCATTTACGACACATGGTTCTTTAAGATATGGTTCGCATCCAAAGCCATTATCGTTTCCACCAACTATCTTAGGTATAGTAGCGATAAAGTCATGTAGCCAAGAAAATGACTCAAACGGATTGTTCGGCGGTGTCGGATTGTTCGGCGGTTGCAGTGGCATGGTAATCTCTCCGTAAAAAATAAGGTCACTGATGTGGCCTAACGTTAAGTAGGCCCCCTAATAAACGCGATGTTCGACTTTTCAGGCGATCAGGCTCTCAAACTGCAGGTCTGACCGACCGATTTGCCGGTTCATGAAAATACCCAAGGTGTGCGCCAAGATTTTTCGGGCGATCCGACTCGTCAAGTGCCAAACATCCCGCGCCCGGATTTTCTCAAAATGAAACTGCTCGGTCAGTTGACCGATGACGGTTTCCACGAGGCGGCGGGTTCTCGTCAGTTGTTGGATGATCCAAGGCGCACGGGAATCGGCCATGTTCGCCCGCAAGGGGGTTTGCAAATCGATCCCCGTGGTTGCCAGTTCCGCCTGAAGACAGGCGCTCAGGTATCCCTTGTCGCCAATGACCAAGCCGTGAACGCCGTCCGTCAAATCCCAAAGCGCTTCGCGTTCATCACCGGCGGCGGGGGTCACCGTCCACGCCGTGATCACGCCATCGAATGTGATCATCAAGTGACCATGAAGTCCATAATAATACTGCTTTTTTGCCGCGCAATAGCCGAAGCCGGCCGCCTCGGGAAAACATCGGCATTGCGGGGCACGGGTCAGCATACACACCGGCATGGGGCAGCCATCGACGAGGTGAATAGGGTCCGTCACCGCCCCCAAGTCGATCAGCAGATGCCGATGCAGCCGCTGTTTGACGACCCAGAGATTGGCCGCTTGCTGGGCAAACGTGGTTCGCGATCCGAGTCTTGGAAACCACGACGGCCAATGACGACGGAAATACTTCCAGATGCCCACATCGGTATCCAAACCCAGAAACTCACCCACCACCTCCATGGTGATCACTTCGCTGTCCGCCAACTTCGGGGCAAAACCACGCTGGCGCAAGCGATGATCCCCCAGCAGGGCTTCCAGGTGTTCTTCTACCCAGCAAAACACCGTGATGATAAAGTCTTCAAGCGGCATGGCGGTCTCTCCGTGCGGTTGAGGTGGTTGGTTCCTCTCAGCTTAGCTCGCACCGTCATGCCGCATCGGTCTGCCCTCATCTCTCCTCGAAAAAGTCGAACATCGCGTCCTAATAAGGTGT
Proteins encoded in this window:
- a CDS encoding IS982 family transposase; this translates as MPLEDFIITVFCWVEEHLEALLGDHRLRQRGFAPKLADSEVITMEVVGEFLGLDTDVGIWKYFRRHWPSWFPRLGSRTTFAQQAANLWVVKQRLHRHLLIDLGAVTDPIHLVDGCPMPVCMLTRAPQCRCFPEAAGFGYCAAKKQYYYGLHGHLMITFDGVITAWTVTPAAGDEREALWDLTDGVHGLVIGDKGYLSACLQAELATTGIDLQTPLRANMADSRAPWIIQQLTRTRRLVETVIGQLTEQFHFEKIRARDVWHLTSRIARKILAHTLGIFMNRQIGRSDLQFESLIA